The sequence TCCGCCTGGTGCACCGCGTTCGATCATCAATACTGAAAGATTAGAACGTGACGCATATAGCGCTGCAGTCATTCCAGCAGGTCCTGCTCCAATTATAATCACATCATACATATATTTTTCACCCTCCGAATTTTTCAAGTACACTTACTTTACAACTTAAAGGAGTGATTGTCTATATTTCTGCCCAAATTTATTCAGTTCATTATTCTATTTTTTTAATGAGCTTACTCAGTAATTTTTTTACATGCAGCAAAAAAGTAGTGAACTTTTTGGATCACTACTTTTTTTGAAAATTCACGTTAATTAAATACTCAAATTTAAGCAATATTGAATACCATGCAAAGCGGTAGACCCAAGATTTTTGTTTTAGTTTATTAATGACTGATGCGCTAGTTTTTAACTGTTCTACTTCCCCCGAATTTCTTTTGCTAAAACAATTAACTAAGTAACAATGATTATTTTAAATTTTCTGAAATGAAGTCATAGTTACGTTCTGTAAATTTCGCAGCACTTGTTTGAACACCTTTTGAATATTTTTCAAATGAGCGGATCCCGATTAAATTGCCGCTTCTGTCGAAAATTGGACCGCCGTAGTTTCCAGTTTTATTTGCTTGATTAAACCAAAAATTGGAAGCAACATTATAACTAATTGTTGCTTGGCTTTCCCACATTTCACCTTTTTTATCAGCGTCATATCCTGGCATAGTTACTTCAGTACAAACCAAGATAGATGGATTTTTCGTAACAGGAACAACTGAAACTACTTCACCGATATTTTGGCCATTATCATTTGCTTGTAATGTCAAAACAGCCATATTTTTCCAAGATTCTTCAAAGCTTACTGACTCAACTTGGAATGAACCAAATGGAGCATTTTCCCCATCTTTTCCTGGTGTAACAAAAGTCTTAGCAAGATTTTCACTGTTTTTTAGTCCTTCAACAACATTGTAAGAAGTAACTACTTTATTTTTAGCAATGACTGTACCAGTACCTGTTACACCATTAGCATCAATAAATGTAACGCTTTGGAAATGTCCTTTTGTTGTATCACTGACTTTTGCTTTGTTGTCAGTTAATTGTTCTCTTACTGGATGAGCTGCTTCTACTTGAGGAGCTGCTACAATTACGGTAGTTGATAATACTGCTGTACAAAGTAATGCTGTTACTAAATTTTGAATTTTCAATTGATTTCCCCCTTCATTTTTAGACTATTTCTTTAAATAAATAACAATCGTCGTTGATTTTCTTGGGTCCACCGCTTTACATGATATTCAATAATCTACTTAAAGCCTATATTTAAGCAGAAGATAGGAACTTAAATTAACTATTTTTTCTGTTCACAATCATTTATTATTCTTTTTAAAGGCAACTATACTTTTTCCCAAACTGGGGTTTTACCCGGTTCTTCACCACGCGTCCACCATTTTGCTTTATACTGTGCACCATTGAATGCAACAATATCACCACCAGAATATGTTAATTTTTCTCTCCACTCCTCGACAGAACCAGCAGTAATTTTTTGCCAAACATCCGATGTCCCTGGTGTATTTCCTTGCGACCACCATTTTGCTTTGTATTCAATTCCATTAAAGAAAACTTTTTCACCGGCTACGTACGTTTTTGATTGTACCCATGTCGTTTGATTCTCGGATGGTTTGTCTTGTTCTTTTTCTGTCTGAAGAATTAAATTAGCTGACAATGCTGAGCGATTTCCTGCTTTATCTAATGCTAAAACTGAAATTATATATGACGTATTTGCTGTTAAACCACTCAATTCAAAGCTTGTTCCTAGGCTCTCACCGATTCTTGCACCATTGCAATAGACTTCATATTTGTCTACACCTACATCATCCATTGCTGGATTCCATGATAATTGTGCTGACGTGATCGTAATATTGCTGGCTTTTACACCTGTTACTTGACTCGGCGCTTGTGTATCTCCTACAGTTTCCTTCACCGTCCGAATCGTTACACCTGTTGACATTGATGAACGATTTCCTGATTTATCTACCGCAACCATTGAAAATCTATAGGCTGTATCTGAAGCTAGACCATTCACAGTAAAAGCTGTTGTCTTACTTTCACCAATTTTTGATCCATTACGGTATACTTCATATTTATCCACTCCAACATTATCGATTGATGGATTCCATGATAATTGAACTGAACTTGTTGTGATATTTGATGCTCTGATACCAGTAACTTGGCTTGGCGCTTGTGTATCGGCATTTTTTTGATCTAAATGTTTCGCAATGAACGCATAATTAGATCCTGTAATTTTTGACCCGGCATTTTTATATGCAACACCTCCATCACGATATTCAGATGTATGAACAGCAATCAACTGATTATTTTCGTTATAAACCGGAGCTCCTGAAGTTCCTCCGATTGAATCTATATCATAGTAAACACGTAAAAAAGTTTGTGAAAGGATAGAACCTTTCGCTTCCCATAACTCGCCATATTTATCTTGACTATATCCTGGTAAAAGTCCTTTTGTTCCTACAGGAAGATTCGGTACATCTTTCACCGGAATTATTGGTACAACATCCCCAATGTTCTGACCATAACGGTTAGGCTTTAACGTCACAACAGCAATATCATAATCTCGATTATTTTGAACAGTCCAGCCAGTATGCATATCGATAGATTCAATTTTAAAAGAACCAAACGGATAGTAGTAACCATTTCGAGCTGGACTTACATTTGCTCGTCCAATATCTGCACTCGTTTTTAAACTGGTTACAACGTGAGCGGCAGTTAACACTTTATTTTTACCAATAACAGTCCCTGAGCCAAAGCCACCGTCTGCCTTTGATAGATAAACAATACTTGAATATGGTGCTTTTGTTGTATCCATCACTTTTATACGGGTATCTTCCCCAATAATTGCTCTTTTTTCAGGTACTTTTGTTTCTGCGTAACTATGCTCATTCATTGAACCCAGTGATAAAGTGACCCCACAAAGTAACATTGTCATAACTGTTTTAATCTTCACTATTCATTCCCCCTTAAATCTTTTTGTATCTGTCTATAATCTTATAAGAAGTATGAAGCAGTTAAAGTTCATAAATCGTAAAAAATGAGAAACAAATGAGCAAGAAAAATAACGGATGTCATTTTTCTTGCTCATTTGTTTGATATTTCATTATACTAATTATATATTTTTTATATTTACTTTCATATACAAGTAGATAGAAGCTTTATCACACAAGAAAAAAGAGTTAAAAAGAATAATTATAATTCTTTTTAACTCTTTTTTTCTTTTAAGCTTCACTATTTTGTAATTTATACATATCTGCATACAGACCATTTTTGGTCAATAAACTCTCATGATTGCCACGTTCTACAATCCGTCCTTTATCCAATACTAAAATCAAATCTGCATCTCGAATAGTCGACAATCTATGAGCAATCGCGATTGTCGTTCTACCCTGACGCATATTGGCTAACCCTTCTTGGATCAACCCTTCAGTTTCAGTATCAATATTCGCTGTTGCTTCATCCAATACAAGGATTTTAGGATCAGTGACGATCGTTCTAGCAAATGAAATCAGCTGACGCTGACCGCTTGAATAACTGGCTCCTCTTTCAATCACTTTTGCATGATATTTTTTAGGTAGGGTTTCAATAAATTTATCAGCCTGAACAAATTCGGCCGCAGCTTTGATTTGTTCATCCGTGATTTCTGGATTCAACATCCGAATATTACCAGCAATATCGCCATAAAACATAAAGGCATCTTGTAAAACCAAGCCTAATTTTTTCCTTAATTCTGGTAATGGATAATCCCGAATATCACGATCATCGATCAAAATTTCGCCTTCATAAAATTCGTAAAAGCGCATCAAAACATTAATGATCGAACTTTTACCACTACCAGTATGACCAATCAATGCCACCGTTTCACCAGGATTAGCAACAAAACTAATATTATTCAAGACATTATTCTCACCATCGTACGAAAAACTAACATTACGAAATTCGATTTTGCCACGAATAATTTCTGCATTAGCACCAACATTTTGTTGCGGCGTTAATTCTTCATTATCAAAGATTTTCAAAATTCGGCTACCTGCAACCATTCCATCTGTGAAGACGCTTAAAAAATCCATCATTTGCGTCATCGGATTAAAGAAAGCTTGTACATATGTCACAAACGCATAAATCATTCCGACTTCAACAGGAGAATATAGTGCATCATACCCAAATAAGGTCAAGGTCAAACCGATTGCTAGTGTATAAAGGAAATTAATGATTGGGCCTAAGAGCAAAGAATTCGTTTTGATCATTGAAAAACGTGTCCGTAAATAATCATTATTCGTTTCTTCAAACTCTTTTTCTAAACGATGTTCTTGTCTAAATTGCTGAATGATCTGCATACCAGATATATACTCGTTTAACTTCGTATTCAACTGACTTAGTTTTTCCCGCATACTTCTATAGATTCTAGAACTGAATTTTTGATAGTACCAAATCACGATCAGTAAAATAGGTAAGAAAATCAAGTTATACAACGCAATTTTCCCACTGATTTGAAACATCGCAATAAATGACGATACCACAGCAAAGATTCCCGTCAAAACCATTAAAAAGACATACCAGAATTCAAATAAGGTTTCCGTATCATTTGTGACACGAGAAACGATCGAGCCCGCTGGTGTTTGATCAAAGTAACGCATTCCTAATGTTTGCAGTTTTTCAAACAACTTCACACGAATATACTGATAGGTTTTCAGTGAAGCCGTTGAATATAAGAACCATTGGAAAAACCAAACAACACTTTTAACAATCACGCCAAAAAGATATAAGCCAGCAAAAAAGAGAACCACTTGGTTGGTAGCTGTTTTCGGTGTTAGATAATCATCCATAAACGTTTGAATGATCCTTGGTAAAATAATATTGATAATTGACAGGACCAAGGCAAACAAAATCGCTGTTATAAACGTACGACGAAATGGCTTTGCAAATTTTAGCAAGCGTTTGACGATTGAGACTTGTTCTTTTAAGGGAACCGATTTTGTCCATTCTGATTCGTATTTTTCTTCCATTATGCTTCACTCCCTTCGATCTTCGCTTCTAATTGTTGTTTATCCCACATACGCTTATACCATCCACCAAGTCTTAATAACTCTTGATGCGTTCCGCGTTCAATGATTTTTCCTTCATCTAATACAATGATTTCTTTTGCATGCATCACACTACTTAGTCGATGCGCAGCAATGATCGTTGTTTTTTCTTTTCTTGCTTCTTTTAAATTAGAAAGAATTGCTTCTTCTGTTTTAGCATCGACCGCTGATAAAGCATCATCTAAAATCAATAGTTCAGGATCGACGATCAACGCTCTAGCAATTGAAATCCGTTGTTTTTGACCACCGGATAAAGAAACACCACGTTCTCCAACCAACGTATCATAGCCTTTAGGGAACGCTTTGATTTCATTATTGATAAACGCCATCTCAGCTGCTTGTTCTACTTCAACTTCGGTAAAATCAGGATTCGCAAAACGAATATTATCCCGTACTGTCATTGAAAATAGAAAATGATCTTGAGGAACATAGCCCATTGAATTCATCAAAGCATCTAATGAATAATCTTTAATATCATGACCGCCAAATGTTACACGACCTTTGTAATGATCATATTCACGCATCAATAATTTTAAAATCGTTGTTTTCCCTGCTCCTGTTTTCCCAACGATTCCTAATGTTTCTCCTACACCAACGGTAAATTTGATTTGCTCCAAGGTTGCATTGTCATCTTTTGGATAGGTGAACTGAGCAATTTCCATCGATAACCGACCTTTAGCGGGTGTTTGGATTGCATCCTTTTTCTCAATAATATGTGTTTTTTCATGGAGCAACTCATTCACACGATCATAACTTGCATTACCTCGCTCCAATACATTAAACAGACGACCAATCGCAAACATCGGCCAAACGAGCATCCCGATATAACTTATAAATGAAATCAACTGGCCAATCGTGATCGATCCTTCCATAACAAATCGACCACCCATAATGATTGTCAGAACATAGGAAATCCCAATGATCAATGTAATAAACGGATCAAATAACGCATCTAGAAAGTTTACTCGTTTGTTTTTTACGATGGCATCATCGATTTTCTCTGTAAAATCTTGAATATCTTCTTTTTCTTGACCAAACGTTTTGATGACTTTTATACCGGTGATGCTCTCTTGCGTTTTATCATTGATCGTCGAAAACGCTGCTTGTGAATCACGGAATGCATCGTGTAATTTTGACCCTAAAACTCTTGATGTTACAGCCAATAATGGTAACGGAATCAACGCGATCAAGGTTAAACGCCAATCCACAAATAAAATCATAGCAACAATTGTAGCGCCCCCTGTGATCAATGAATCCGCAAAGGTTAAAATCCCTGCTCCTGCAACATTTTGAATAGCGTTTAAATCATTCGTTGCATGTGCCATCAAATCTCCTGTTCGATATTTTTGATAAAAGATGCTATCCATCCTTGTGAAATGATGGAATAATTGCCGTCTTAAATCTTTTTCCAGCTTCGCAGCACTTCCCCAAATATGTGTCCGCCAAATATACCGAAAAATATATTGTGCTAAAGCGGCTGCTAAAAGAATACTGACCCAAAACAAAATAGGTTTGATCGTCAGGTTTTTGGCAGCGATTTTATCGACAACGATCCCAATAACTTTTGGTGGAACTAACTGGACAAGCGCCACCATAACCAATGAAAATACACCAATAATATAGCTTTTTTTCTCCTGTTTGAAAAACCACCCTAACTTTTTAAATATAGACATGTACATTCTCCTCTTCTAAATTGACTACTGTGCGCTCACATCTTTCATTTGTTGTTTGCTCATTTCAATACAACTCCTT is a genomic window of Enterococcus haemoperoxidus ATCC BAA-382 containing:
- a CDS encoding ABC transporter ATP-binding protein; this encodes MEEKYESEWTKSVPLKEQVSIVKRLLKFAKPFRRTFITAILFALVLSIINIILPRIIQTFMDDYLTPKTATNQVVLFFAGLYLFGVIVKSVVWFFQWFLYSTASLKTYQYIRVKLFEKLQTLGMRYFDQTPAGSIVSRVTNDTETLFEFWYVFLMVLTGIFAVVSSFIAMFQISGKIALYNLIFLPILLIVIWYYQKFSSRIYRSMREKLSQLNTKLNEYISGMQIIQQFRQEHRLEKEFEETNNDYLRTRFSMIKTNSLLLGPIINFLYTLAIGLTLTLFGYDALYSPVEVGMIYAFVTYVQAFFNPMTQMMDFLSVFTDGMVAGSRILKIFDNEELTPQQNVGANAEIIRGKIEFRNVSFSYDGENNVLNNISFVANPGETVALIGHTGSGKSSIINVLMRFYEFYEGEILIDDRDIRDYPLPELRKKLGLVLQDAFMFYGDIAGNIRMLNPEITDEQIKAAAEFVQADKFIETLPKKYHAKVIERGASYSSGQRQLISFARTIVTDPKILVLDEATANIDTETEGLIQEGLANMRQGRTTIAIAHRLSTIRDADLILVLDKGRIVERGNHESLLTKNGLYADMYKLQNSEA
- a CDS encoding ABC transporter ATP-binding protein; amino-acid sequence: MSIFKKLGWFFKQEKKSYIIGVFSLVMVALVQLVPPKVIGIVVDKIAAKNLTIKPILFWVSILLAAALAQYIFRYIWRTHIWGSAAKLEKDLRRQLFHHFTRMDSIFYQKYRTGDLMAHATNDLNAIQNVAGAGILTFADSLITGGATIVAMILFVDWRLTLIALIPLPLLAVTSRVLGSKLHDAFRDSQAAFSTINDKTQESITGIKVIKTFGQEKEDIQDFTEKIDDAIVKNKRVNFLDALFDPFITLIIGISYVLTIIMGGRFVMEGSITIGQLISFISYIGMLVWPMFAIGRLFNVLERGNASYDRVNELLHEKTHIIEKKDAIQTPAKGRLSMEIAQFTYPKDDNATLEQIKFTVGVGETLGIVGKTGAGKTTILKLLMREYDHYKGRVTFGGHDIKDYSLDALMNSMGYVPQDHFLFSMTVRDNIRFANPDFTEVEVEQAAEMAFINNEIKAFPKGYDTLVGERGVSLSGGQKQRISIARALIVDPELLILDDALSAVDAKTEEAILSNLKEARKEKTTIIAAHRLSSVMHAKEIIVLDEGKIIERGTHQELLRLGGWYKRMWDKQQLEAKIEGSEA
- a CDS encoding trypsin-like serine peptidase produces the protein MKIQNLVTALLCTAVLSTTVIVAAPQVEAAHPVREQLTDNKAKVSDTTKGHFQSVTFIDANGVTGTGTVIAKNKVVTSYNVVEGLKNSENLAKTFVTPGKDGENAPFGSFQVESVSFEESWKNMAVLTLQANDNGQNIGEVVSVVPVTKNPSILVCTEVTMPGYDADKKGEMWESQATISYNVASNFWFNQANKTGNYGGPIFDRSGNLIGIRSFEKYSKGVQTSAAKFTERNYDFISENLK
- a CDS encoding fibronectin type III domain-containing protein is translated as MKIKTVMTMLLCGVTLSLGSMNEHSYAETKVPEKRAIIGEDTRIKVMDTTKAPYSSIVYLSKADGGFGSGTVIGKNKVLTAAHVVTSLKTSADIGRANVSPARNGYYYPFGSFKIESIDMHTGWTVQNNRDYDIAVVTLKPNRYGQNIGDVVPIIPVKDVPNLPVGTKGLLPGYSQDKYGELWEAKGSILSQTFLRVYYDIDSIGGTSGAPVYNENNQLIAVHTSEYRDGGVAYKNAGSKITGSNYAFIAKHLDQKNADTQAPSQVTGIRASNITTSSVQLSWNPSIDNVGVDKYEVYRNGSKIGESKTTAFTVNGLASDTAYRFSMVAVDKSGNRSSMSTGVTIRTVKETVGDTQAPSQVTGVKASNITITSAQLSWNPAMDDVGVDKYEVYCNGARIGESLGTSFELSGLTANTSYIISVLALDKAGNRSALSANLILQTEKEQDKPSENQTTWVQSKTYVAGEKVFFNGIEYKAKWWSQGNTPGTSDVWQKITAGSVEEWREKLTYSGGDIVAFNGAQYKAKWWTRGEEPGKTPVWEKV